Genomic segment of Deinococcus budaensis:
GATGCCCAGGGCAATCCGGTCGTCAACGACCCGGCCGCTCCCAGCGACGCGAAGGTGAAACGCACCTACCCCCGCGCCACGTTCGAGCGGTTGTGGCTGAACCACGCGGGCGGAATGGCGTACGTGACCGCCCCGGCGCCCTGAACTCGCGGCGCGGCGAACGGTCGCGGGACGCCCGCCCGGGGCGCGCGAGGCGGACAGGTGGTGCGCGACGGGTCCGGTCCCCGGCAACCCGACTGCCGCCTCCCACTCGCGAGGACGCTCCGCTGGCGCAGACGTGACCGGCTATGCTGAAGAGACGCAGCCCCATGTGGAGGACCTATGAAGCGTGTGCTTGTCTTGCTGGCCCTGCTCTGCCTCGCGCTGTTCTCGCCCGCCTCGGCGGGGGGTGGATCGGGCGCTCTGCGGCGTCCCGCGCCGAACTTCACCCTGACCGATCTGGGCGGTGAGCGGGTCAGCTTGGCGGACCTGCGCGGCGAGGCGGTGATCGTGCAGTTCGGTGATCTGGGCTGTGGCGTCTGCCGTGAGAACGACCGCCTGCTGCGGCAGTACCAGTTCGAGTACCTGAGTCACGGGCTGGTGGTCGTCAGCCTGTACGGGCAGGCCACACTCGGTGAAGTGCAGCGGTATGACGCGGAGTTCACCTTCAGCACCCTCACGGGGCTGGATCCGGGGCAGGCGATCGCCCGCCAGTATCAGGCCTTGCCCATCCCCACGACGGTCTTCATCGACCGCGACGGGTTCATCCGGGACGTGCACCGGGGGCGCCTCAGCGAGGAGGAACTGCTGCGGTGGCTGCAACGTTTCCTCTGACCCCTCAGCCACTGACACGGGACGGGAGGCCGAATTCCAGGCACCACGCAGTATCGGCGGACGGCAGAGCCGCTCCGGGAGGAGCGCCGGGGTGGCGATCAGCCCCGCGAGACGTGCGCCCTCCGGGGAAGGGGATCAGGAAGTCGGCCTGGAATGGGTTGGACCCTTGACAGGTTGACGTCGTCTCCAGCCCGCCCTCGGCCCCATCCAGGGGCCAGAGGCTGCCCGCGTGAGGTGAAACGCCGGGAGCGTCCGCCGCACCGTTGCGGCCCTACGGCACGCTGGAGGGATCGACCGCTTGACCCCGGCGGTACAGGCGGTAGTCGACATGGGCCCCCGTGCTGTTGCCGGTGCTGCCGACCCGGGCGATCACGTCGCCCGCCCCCACGCGCGCTCCGACCCGGACGAGGTTGGCGCTGTTGTGGCTGTAGCGTGTCCTCAGTCCGCTCCCGTGGTCGAGCACGACGGTCCAGCCCCACCCGCTCCGGCGGTCGAAGTAGGACTCCACGACGCTCCCGGCAAAGGCAGCGCGGATGGGCGTCCCGGTGGGGGCGGCGAGGTCGAGCCCTGGGTGAGTCGCCTGGTAGGGCGTGGTGACCCGGCCCTGGACCGGTAGCGCGGCGTTGACCCGGATGGAGGCCGCGCGGACGACCGTGGTGGTGCCGGTGCGGGCTGTGGCCGGAGCAGGCAGCGTGACGCGTTGCCCGACCCGGAGGGGAAGGCGGGGATTCAGACCCCGGTTGACCCCCAGCAGGGCACCCAGCGTGGTGCCGCTCCGCAGCGCGATCAGCGACAGGGTGTCGCCCTGGCGGACCGTCCAGGTCCGGCCTGCCGCGGCGGGCAGGCGCAGGCCCGTCCCCACCCGCAGGCGGTCTGCGTTCACTCTGGGGTTGGCACGCTGGAGAGCCTGCACCGTCGTGCCGTGCCGCACCGCGATGCGGGTGAGGGTGTCGCCGGGCTTCACCTGGACGGTCGTGGCGGCAGCGAGGCTGAACATCATCAGCGTCAGCGCGGCGGACAGGTAAGTACGCATGAACGAGCGGCAAGGTAGCAATATTCGCTAAAGATTGGATGAATGAACAATCATGCAGCTGATTTCGCTGTGCAGCCGGGTGGTTCGTGAGCGGACGCGGCTCAGCAGACGCCAGCCAACGGGAGGCCGGTCCTGCTGCGCGTCGCGATGTTCAGCGCTGTGCTCGCCGCCTAGCGCCTCCGGGAGAGACGGGCTCCGTCGGTGACCCTGGGCGACGGGACATCTCATGCTGAAGGCTGTCGATCAGGGTGCACAATTGCAAACTCACTCCTGCTCTGCATGATTCGTTTGCCTGCCGCCGCATGCTGAGTCCGCGTTCCCTGGTGGGTTGCCGGTGGACTGGCCAGGGCAGCTTCCCGGTAGGGTTCGGGGACGTGGTGCTTACTCCGGCCCTGAAGCTGTCCAGTCTGCCCTGCACGGCGTTGACCGACCCTTGGAAGTCACGCTGTGGCACGTGACCACCGGAGGCGCGAACTCCGACCGACGATACCGAACGGCGTCCGGGGCTGCTGCTCGAGCTGGCGGTGGTGCTCCTGACCCCGGCGGCAACGGTCCCGGTCCGCCCGCCGTGCGTTTGCCCCGGGACGGCACGTCCAGGGCCACCTCGCGCTGGAGGTTGTGCTGCTGGTGGCGGTACTCGGCGTCACAGCGGCCCTCTCAACCAGGCCGCCCCCGGCACGGCCCGCCAGCATCTATCGGCTGCGTTCCCGTAATCCTGCGGTCCTCTCCAGCGGGCAGGCGCAGCCTGCCCGCTGCTCTTGCACTCCATGGAAGCTATGGAGGCTGGTGAGCCGTGCCGGGGGCGGCCACCCCGTCCGCCGAGGGTCGCTGGCGCACCGTTCTGTTCCGCCGACGTAAAACCGGTGTGGTACATCAGGGAAGAGACGACACCTCGCACAAGGGCTGGACAGGACGCGGTTCCATCGGCACGCCATACTCCAGCCAGTTCCATGAGACCCCAGCCCCTGCACCATCTCACCACCGACCGTGCCAAGACGCTCCGGGCAGAAGATCAACTTGAGCGTCAGGCCTTCAGCGACTCCATCGCCCAATCTATTGCAGGCTGGCGCAATAAAGACAGTCTGGTCATCTCCGTTGAAGGCCCCTGGGGCGATGGAAAAAGCTCTGTCAAGAACTTCATCAAAGACTATTTGCAGACGACCGCAAATACCGCCGTAGTCTTCGAATTCACTCCCTGGGAATGGCAGGACGGCGACCAGATTCATAGCGCTTTCTTCCAGCAGCTCAGCAGCCACATCAGCCAGAACATCAAGACCCGGCAGGCCAAAGCGGTGGTTCAACGCCTGAAGCGCTGGAGTGCCACGCTGAATGTGGCGCCCGTCCGCAACGAATTCAGCACACTGGCCCTGGCAGCTGCAGGCCTCTTTGGCTTGCAGGCTGCCGATGCCCTGACCGCTACCCCCCTGAAAGTGCTGCTCTTCATCCTGGCGACCCTGTCCATCATGACCGCAGTTTTCAACTATGCCGTCCAGTTTTTGGAGTCGCGTCATACTGGAGAGCAAACCACCGCTGATCAACACCAGCAACTCAGTGACAGCATGCTCAACCTCAATCACTCGGTGATCGTCCTGTTGGATGAACTTGACCGCCTGACCGGCAGTGAGCTGCGCGCCGTCTTCCGGCTTCTCAAGGCCAACGCCGACTTTCCCAACTTGGTCTATGTCCTGTTCTTCGACCGGGAACTTATTCGGGAGGAGGTCAGGCAGCTCAGCAAAGGCGACCCTGATACCTATCTTGAGAAGTTCATTCAACTGCGCTTTGCACTGCCCCGCATCACCCAGACGCACCTCTGGTCGGTGCTTGACCGGGGCATTCAAACGATCTTCTCCTCGCGGGCCGCTCAGGCCAGGTTGAATGCCGAAACTGACCTGTATCAACTGGAATCGCTCACCGGGCGGTACTTCACCAACCTCCGCGACGTGAAGCGCTACCTGGCCAACCTGGAATTCCACGCGAGCGCCTTCCAGGGGGAGGTGTACGAAGTCAATCCCCGGGATCTCAGCCTCGTTGAGGTGCTTCGCCTCTTCGAGCCGCAGGTGTACACCGCCCTCGCCCGTGAAAAGGAAGCCCTCACCGGCTATATCAACGAATACCGGCGCGATGACAACCAAGCCGTCTTAACGGCTATCGTGGATCAGGCCAACCATCCCGAGCGGGTTCGCGAGATGCTGCATACCCTGTTCCCGGACCGGAACTTCCAAGACGCCCGGGGGAGCGTGGTTAGCAACCACAACCGCAACTACCTGGAGGCTCGGGTCAGCAGCCCGGATCTCTTTGACCGGTACTTCCAACTGCACGTTCCCGCGAGGCAGGTCTCGCACAGTGAAGTCCTGCAGGTGTTTGGCCCGGATCAACCCCCAGCCCAGCTCACAGCAACGCTCCGGCGCTACCTTGAGGATCAACGCTTTCTACCCTTACTGGAGGCCCTCAATCAGCAGCGCGGCGGCATCCCACCCGAGCGCTGGCTGACCATCACTGCCAGCTTCAGCACCCTGGGTGACCAACTCAGTCAGTCCTGGAGCCGGGGCGGTGACTATTCGCTGCTCTGGATCATTCCTCTGTACGCGCTGGTCGAATACTCCGACAGGCTGGACACCTTTCAATTCGTACAGGAGTTGTTGCAGCAAACCGAAGGGGTGTATGTCCCGCTGGCCCTCACGGAGCACCTGCGTGATCAGAGGCATCATCACGACTTGATAATGCCGGAGCAGCAAGGAATGCTGCGAGGACTGCTGCTGGCCCGCATCCGCGAGCTCGCGACCAACGGACGACTCATGCACGTCGGCCACTTCATATACACGCTGGCCCGCTGGCAGGACTGGGGTGACGAGTATGAGGTTGAAACGTGGTGCCGAGATCAGCTCATGACCCGCGAAGGCTGGCTGAGACTGCTGAGCAACTACGTCTCGTTTTACACGGGTGGGCGCCCGGGTGTGAGCCTACCTGTTCCTCAACTCGACCTGCACAATCTCAAACGCCTTCTGCCCGTGCAGGACATTCTGGACGCCTGGGACGCCTTGCAAGTGGCTGAGCCTGCTGGGGAAGAGGCAAATATTCTGAACATCCTCAGGAACGACCTGGCGACGCAATCTGCGTGACCAGCCAGAAAACGGTGATGTCAGCTCTGCCGATGGAGCACAGCTCCATCCTGCGGCAGGATTCCTCGATTCCTCGCTTGACATCAGGCAACTCTGAGGCGCGTCCCAGCCTGGATGCCCCGCAGGCCGGGCAGGCCGGTGCGGTGGACGCGCCCAGGACCCTCCCGGACCCTGGGAGACGCCCGCAGTGGCCGGTTTCCGTGGGTCCGCCCCGATTACCCTTGCGTCAAATCTGTGACGCCTGCTCTTGCTCTGCAACCGTCCAGCCTGGATTGCAGCTCCGGCTCCCCAGGAGGTTCCGGGGGCCGCCCTGGACTTCCCCTCTCGCGGCGTAACCAAACTCGACCTCGTCCTTCCAGCCGACCCCGACCGACTCGCCCTCGGCATCGCGCAGAAGTGACGGGCAGGCGACTCGGCGTCACGACAGGCCTTCTCCCCGAATCTGCCCCCGTTCGCGCGCCTCAACCCTGACGTTGCTGGCGCGGCTTCCGCGCTGCCAGAATCACGCCCAGCACCAGCAGCGGTGCCAGCAGACCCAGCAGCGCGGACACGACGTACCGCCCCGGTGTGGAGGTGGCGGGCAGCACCACGGTCACCCGTGTGGGTTGCCCAGCGAAAGCAAAGGCGCGCGCGGCTACC
This window contains:
- a CDS encoding TlpA family protein disulfide reductase, coding for MKRVLVLLALLCLALFSPASAGGGSGALRRPAPNFTLTDLGGERVSLADLRGEAVIVQFGDLGCGVCRENDRLLRQYQFEYLSHGLVVVSLYGQATLGEVQRYDAEFTFSTLTGLDPGQAIARQYQALPIPTTVFIDRDGFIRDVHRGRLSEEELLRWLQRFL
- a CDS encoding LysM peptidoglycan-binding domain-containing M23 family metallopeptidase gives rise to the protein MRTYLSAALTLMMFSLAAATTVQVKPGDTLTRIAVRHGTTVQALQRANPRVNADRLRVGTGLRLPAAAGRTWTVRQGDTLSLIALRSGTTLGALLGVNRGLNPRLPLRVGQRVTLPAPATARTGTTTVVRAASIRVNAALPVQGRVTTPYQATHPGLDLAAPTGTPIRAAFAGSVVESYFDRRSGWGWTVVLDHGSGLRTRYSHNSANLVRVGARVGAGDVIARVGSTGNSTGAHVDYRLYRRGQAVDPSSVP
- a CDS encoding KAP family P-loop NTPase fold protein yields the protein MRPQPLHHLTTDRAKTLRAEDQLERQAFSDSIAQSIAGWRNKDSLVISVEGPWGDGKSSVKNFIKDYLQTTANTAVVFEFTPWEWQDGDQIHSAFFQQLSSHISQNIKTRQAKAVVQRLKRWSATLNVAPVRNEFSTLALAAAGLFGLQAADALTATPLKVLLFILATLSIMTAVFNYAVQFLESRHTGEQTTADQHQQLSDSMLNLNHSVIVLLDELDRLTGSELRAVFRLLKANADFPNLVYVLFFDRELIREEVRQLSKGDPDTYLEKFIQLRFALPRITQTHLWSVLDRGIQTIFSSRAAQARLNAETDLYQLESLTGRYFTNLRDVKRYLANLEFHASAFQGEVYEVNPRDLSLVEVLRLFEPQVYTALAREKEALTGYINEYRRDDNQAVLTAIVDQANHPERVREMLHTLFPDRNFQDARGSVVSNHNRNYLEARVSSPDLFDRYFQLHVPARQVSHSEVLQVFGPDQPPAQLTATLRRYLEDQRFLPLLEALNQQRGGIPPERWLTITASFSTLGDQLSQSWSRGGDYSLLWIIPLYALVEYSDRLDTFQFVQELLQQTEGVYVPLALTEHLRDQRHHHDLIMPEQQGMLRGLLLARIRELATNGRLMHVGHFIYTLARWQDWGDEYEVETWCRDQLMTREGWLRLLSNYVSFYTGGRPGVSLPVPQLDLHNLKRLLPVQDILDAWDALQVAEPAGEEANILNILRNDLATQSA